In the Ctenopharyngodon idella isolate HZGC_01 chromosome 4, HZGC01, whole genome shotgun sequence genome, one interval contains:
- the LOC127510861 gene encoding polymeric immunoglobulin receptor-like isoform X1, with protein MRDHLYLFLFMIEFSTGCILSNELQIIEITGYTGGSVVLPCSCAHPQSTAKTFTWQFFGNGERWIPVFEDEKYSGRRVLFNQSSPQNLSLLISGLRMEDEGYYKCVTEQYTSIQSIHLTVKGCNLVQNTEATIEVTGYAGGSVVLPCSCSELLTKPEQIRWVYFVENTFKEIYPNEKTERHKNRVKLLNQTSPGNLSLHISALTAEDEGYYYCSVSSQKVSYRLQTVSYRLRVEVTLGTEKPHIHTSISLSTHQPSHQTQELEPPQQPHHTPQYDFILLGVILSVLLLALLAFIYWRCRGGRNVKKVTRDEDELNREQDVMDDVTYSAVVYVKTAATPAHTESNPADHTEYAPIKVKR; from the exons ATGAGGGACCATTTATATCTTTTCCTTTTTATGATTGAATTTAGTACAG GCTGTATTCTTTCAAATGAGCTGCAGATAATAGAAATAACAGGTTACACAGGTGGTTCAGTGGTGCTGCCCTGCTCCTGCGCTCATCCTCAGTCTACAGCCAAGACATTCACATGGCAGTTTTTTGGCAATGGAGAACGATGGATTCCAGTATTTGAGGATGAGAAGTACAGCGGCAGACGTGTGCTGTTTAATCAAAGTTCTCCACAAAATCTGTCTCTTCTCATTTCTGGCCTCAGAATGGAAGATGAAGGGTACTATAAGTGTGTGACTGAACAATATACATCCATTCAATCCATTCATTTAACAGTGAAGG gcTGTAATTTGGTTCAGAACACAGAGGCAACGATTGAGGTGACTGGATATGCAGGAGGGTCTGTGGTTCTGCCCTGCTCATGCTCTGAACTACTGACTAAACCTGAACAGATACGATGGGTGTATTTTGTAGAAAACACTTTTAAGGAAATTTACCCAAATGAAAAGACTGAGAGGCACAAGAACAGAGTCAAACTGTTGAATCAAACATCTCCAGGAAATCTCTCTCTACACATATCAGCACTGACCGCAGAGGACGAAGGATACTATTATTGTTCTGTGTCGTCTCAAAAAGTCTCCTACAGACTTCAAACAGTCTCCTACAGACTCCGTGTTGAAG TTACTCTCGGGACAGAGAAACCAcacatccatacatccatcagTTTATCAACACATCAACCTTCACACCAAACACAAGAACTTGAACCACCTCAACAACCACACCACACACCTCAAT ATGATTTCATTTTGTTGGGGGTGATTCTCTCAGTACTATTACTGGCATTACTGGCATTTATCTACTGGAGATGCAGAG GAGgcagaaatgtgaaaaaggtGACCAGGGATGAAGATGAACTAAATAGAGAACAAGACGTTATG GATGACGTGACGTATTCTGCTGTAGTCTATGTTAAAACTGCAGCCACACCAGCTCACACAGAGAGTAACCCAGCTGATCACACCGAGTACGCCCCAATCAAAGTTAAACGCTAA